TTGATATTTTTCCTGAAACCGCTACATGGGTACAAGGTACACGACATTTGGACATGGACGCGCCTTCGGAGCACATGCTcggttttttattttattattttgcgCGAGAGCACATGGTTGGATTCGACAGAGAGACCAGGAATATGTAAATCCAGCTTTAAAAAAGGAACATGCAAATCTGGAAATCTCACGTACGATTGCGTACCGCATATTCCGATTGGTGAGCAGCAAATCATGTTTGATTGTGCTAATTAAATGCTGAAGATCACAGCGGGACCGACCAGCGCCGGCGACCGGGCTTGGGAATAGGCACCAGCCAGGCCACACTAgcgagtagtagtactagtactaggagAATTGGCATGCGTCATGCATGCACTGCCAGAATCCATGACTCGCTCGGCTGGCCGGGCGCGTCCGTCGGCCTGGATCCATCTGCCTGCCTGCGCGCGAGTGCGGCGGTTCACTCGATCCAACTCTATCTTGGCTGACGTGCCGCTCCCTCCATCGGCTCGGCCCAGTCAACCCGCCCCCTCTGCCTTCGCTCCATACTATACAGCGGCAGCCACCAGTGCtcctccccaccccaccccccgCTCGCGCTCACTCCTTGGCTCGCTCGGTCAGTAGTGGTAGGCCGGCAGGAAGGCTCCCGCTCCCGGCCCACTCACAGCTGCCTGCCATCGAcaacgcgcgcgcgcgcacgggaGCGTGCGGTGTCCGCTGTTTCCATGGCTCCatcccgcgccggcgccggcgccgtgcTGCCCGTGGTGGTGGCGCTCCTCCTCGgcgtcgccgccaccaccggtgGCGCCAGGAAGATGGCGTCCCACGGCGAGGTGCGGTATCGATCCCCTGCCCACGAGATTACAAATTTACTAGCGCTAGTACTGCAGTATCCGATTGTCATACGGCGCGTCTGCATTTACTATTCGCTTGTCATGCGGCGCGTCTGCTGCATGCGCTTGATACTACACCGGTAGTATTTCTTTTTCGAGAGAGCTACTACTATAGTTGGTACTGATGGGCGGAGACTTCACGTGGGGGGTGGCCGGAGTCTATCTATATCTGTGTAATCTAATCTAGGCAACGTGAGTGCGGGTGACCCCCCTGCTGAGCTGCAAACGGGATGGGCTACTGTCCAACCCGATTTTGCTTCAAGCCTTCAACCTACTTACTACGGTCTGGGTCGAATATACTCTTGATCTTGATGGGCGCAAATAGCAGTAAAAACTTTAGAGTCGCTGGAAATCTGAAGATAATGACTGTGTGCATAGATGCTAAGAGCTCTAGATTTTCTTTTAAATGTTCTCATATATTTTTGTATTTTGGTGTCACCAGATGCACAAGAATACTCGAGTGCACGTGATGCTTTCTCATAGATATTTTGAttagtaactactccctccgttcctaaatatttgtctttctagacattttaacaagtgactacatacgaagcaaaatgagtgaatctacactctaaaatatgtctacatacatccgtacgtGGTAGTCAtttaaaatgtctagaaagacaaatatttaggaacggagggagtaggtatgtgcccgtgcgttgccatgcGGCCATATATTTTTAACACTGTAAGAGGACTACGCAGGACAAATCTTGATCCAAAGCAAATGTGCAAAATAAGATTATGTTTTGGTTATAAAGTATGAATTTTCCAGCTCCCTCTATCCATGAACTGCAAAAACTTTTTGTATAAAGGGAGAAATGTAGTATTTCTTAAACTGATAAAATAGGTTCGTGCCCAATTGATATTGGGTTACCAAATATAAGGGATTTATTACCAAATAGTATAAGAAATCGATTGATTTTTATTTACTTCTGGGTCATGAATTTATTACTATTTATTGGGTTACCAAAGATGATGGACACGTATCAGGTTTTACCATAAGAAATAATTTTCTTTACATACCATGAATTTATTGCTATATGTTTATCTGgattattaggtaaagattggtTTGATGAAACCCAGAAGGGGATGGAAAACCAAGAAAAATCGATGAAGGGTGGGAGACTGGACGAAGGGATGATGGGAATAAAATTGGTTAGATGTTTTGATTAATTATTAGATGTATGGAAACGCTACTGATTTGTCAAACTTTAACAAAATAGTGTGTATCTTTATTTTACAAAAAATACTTTCTTCGCCTGGAATTAATTAACGCTTAAATGGATGTATCCAACACTGAAATACGGCTAGATTCATCTATTTGAGCGTCAGCtaattccggacgaagggagtagtatggATACAATATAGCTAATACTAACACTAACAGAATTTGGCAATTCATTTTCGCAAAAAGAAGAATTTAGCAATTAATATTTTGCTTCAAAATCACATCTGGATGTATTATGTGAGTACTCTGTTTTAGTGGTAATGAAAAAATGGAGAGAATGCATTTTCGCGCTCAAAATGTGTAAGTTTGTATATATATTCTGGAAAGAAAAGAAAAttccccccaattttttttgtttttttgcttcccTTCGCTGCTCTCGTCTTTTCTATTCCGTCGCGCTAAACAACAACGGGCCGGATGCACACGCACGCAGGGCGCGAATCTCAAGGCATCTCCTGGCGCGCCTGCGGCCGGCGGCTCGGCGGACCAGTTCCGGGGGAAGGCGCGGCTGCCGAGCTTCGCCGCGCCGCGCCGCTACGAGCTCTTCCTCCGCCCCGACCTCGTCGCCTGCACCTTCTCCGGCTCGGTGGCCATCTCCGTCGCCGTCTCCGCGCCCACCCGCTTCCTCGTGCTCAACGCCCTCGACCTCTCCGTCAACCGCACCTCCATCCGCTTCCAGGTAAGGGGAATGAGAAGGAAAATGAAATTCCTCGAGACCTCGCCCTGTCCTCATCGTCCTTCGCCGGCACGGTTGTCGCAGGCTTTGGAGCCCACGGAGGTGGTGTTCTTCAAGGATGACGGTGTGTTGGTGCTCGGGTTCGCCAAGCAGCTGCCCCTCGGCGAGGgcctgctcaagatggacttcaacgGCATTCTTAACGACCAGATGAGAGGCTTCTACAGGAGGTATGCGACGACTTCTTTCTGGACTCTACCACCCTTGGTATTTGCACCGTACATCATGGTCAGCGAACCTCAACACAACACTTGTGGTCATCTATATATACGAAATCATGCCATGATTTGTTCTAAATTTTAAGTAGAAAAATTACAAAAGGGGAAAAGTTGAACTGTGGTTTCTCTTTACTACTCCCAATTAGTTACTCACCAACCAACGAAGTGACCAGTCCCGACAATGCACTTGCTACGAATTCGATGATATGTGGTTTGGAAGTTCACTGTGAAGGCATTATAGTTTTATGATCTAGTATTTCTGAAATAAGAGTTTAATCGAGCACTTTGGTATGAATGCCTTTTCTGCTATTTATGCTTTTCTGATTTCATTTGATTGCAGTAAGTACCAGTATAAGGGGAAAGAGAGAAACATGGCGGTGACGCAGTTTGAGTCTGTGGATGCGCGGCGGTGCTTCCCCTGCTGGGATGAGCCCGCATTCAAGGTGATTATATATGATAGCTGGAAGGAGTGTTCAAGTAATTAGACTTTTTTCCGCTCCGATCTACTATTTTGGTACTCTTGATTGACATTCTTAGTCCCTTATAAGTTGAGTATGTATATAATTATATATATGTGGAAGCATATTCTCCCTGCCCAGCACACGACTTTATGTTCCTCAAATACGTGCACATAGAGCATCAGTGAGGTTAGATATATTTCATAACATTTCTTGTTTTGCCGTTTCGATTTTCCAGGCTAAGTTCAAGCTAACACTTGAAGTTCCATCTGAGCTGGTAGCACTGTCCAACATGCCAGTAGGTAACGCGACATTTGCTGGTCCTATCAAAACTGTGCGTTACCTGGAATCGCCACCTATGTCAACTTATTTAGTGGCCATAGTTGTCGGTTTGTTTGAATATGTAGAGGGTATGACAACAAAAGGTATCATCTCTGTTTCTGACATCATCCATTCAAAGAGTTGCATGAGACCTTTctctttccctttttattttatttgtgttttttaatTTTATTCAGGCACGAGAGTTCGTGTGTACACTCAAATTGGTAAGAGTAACCAAGGGAAGTTTGCACTAGATGTTGGAGTGAAGTCGTTGAATCTCTATAAAGAGTAAGATCACAATCTAGCCGTGCTTCCACACTTTGGTTTCTAATGAATAGACATGATTGATGTTAATGAAATACTGTGTGAAGCCGTGGTTGTTGCTGAAACAGTAACATTAACAATAAAACTCATTTCCTCAATTGTTCAGTTACTTTGACACTCCTTTTCCACTCCCCAAGTTGGATATGGTTGCTATCCCCGATTTTGCTGCTGGAGCCATGGAGAACTATGGATTGGTCACTTACCGGGAAGTAGCTTTGCTTTTCGATGACAAGTCTTCATCAGCATCCAGCAGACAGAGTGTATCTATCATAGCTCAGAAACTTATTTAACTTATCTTTTCATCATTTACAGTTCACCTCTTAACTAACCCTGCGATGTTACTATACATAAATCGGTTCAGTAAGAAAAACTACACTATCTCATGATCATCTATAATTCACTAATAATTCTTAACATTTCTTCGTCATTAAACCTTTTATATGTGTAAACATCCTTTTTATATTGAcctcagcatgtattttgttaggttgcaatTACTGTGGCACATGAATTGGCTCATCAATGGTTTGGCAATCTTGTAACCATGGAATGGTGGACTCACTTGTGGTTAAATGAGGGATTTGCCACATGGGTAAATCAATTCGGTCACTCAAAAGTTAGAAGAATGAAATATCAGGTTACCAATGTATACTGAATGAATAGGCTTTCTGTTTTCACAGGTGAGCCATCTAGCAGTAGATTCTTTTTTTCCACAATGGAATATCTGGACACAGTTTCTCGATAGCACAACCACTGCTCTCAGGCTGGATTCACTAGAGGCGTCTCATCCCATTGAGGTAATCTCATTGTTTTTAGGGAAACAGCAGGACTCTGCTGCGTATTTTTATTAATTTCTGTAAAAGGAATACAAGAAGTTccagaaaaaataaaaagagctATACAAAAACATGCGTCTCATCCTATTGAGGTAATCTCATTGTCTATTACTGTGCCATAGCCTGCTCCGGTGGTTGGATATGTTGTGCAGTACATTCTCCAAAACCATAGTTGTCATTTGTCAATGGCATGCACCCTACTAAGTGCAAGAATCTATTTTGAACTGTAAATTTTGGCAATGTTATGTTTAAGTAACGATGGTGCACACTGCGTAATATGTTATTACCAACACATTATTGGCCGATTCATGATCGACTCATAAAATTTCTATGGAATATTAAAATTGATGCCTAAATCTCTACTCTGACAAGTGGCATCTTACTTTGGGGAGCAACTTCAGTCAATGCATCAACACAGATTCAGTTCGTGGCATTAACATTTTCACTTCTCTAATGCTAACTTGTGATTCATTTTATACTTTCCACTATCCGTTTTCCTGGATGCTCAGGTTGAAATACACCATGCCAGTGAAGTTGATCAGATTTTTGATGCTATTAGCTATGACAAGGGTGCTTCTGTTATTCGCATGCTACAAAGTTACCTTGGCGCAGAGCGTTTTCAGGTCTAATACTGCCTCTACCTGAACTCCAGAAACTTGTCACCGACTCACTCTTCTTGCCTAGACTTGGCATTCTTTTTCTTGTCACGTTGCTTAAAAGTATACAAGATCACTTTCAGCCAGTTTATTTTGTTCTTTAAGAAAACAGTGATACTTTGATGTCATTTCCCCACTATTCCATGTAGTGGAAACACTAGACAACTCCATGGCTTGTCCATTGCATAAAATGTTTGTATGCTCTTGAATCATACTAGTTGGTAAACATGCTTTTGTCAGTGGTGTTTTAGGGAGAGATTGCTGTTCTTTGAAGACATATTCTAGGAGCAAAATAGCCATTTCTTCGTAGATTATCCTGCCCTTGTTTAATGCATACAAGCATCATATGTGACTATTTGTACTTCACCGGTCACATGATTTAAGGTGGATGGTTTGATAAATTAGCATATAGAGACAGATTTATCGGTATAGGTGTGATGGTCATCTTATGTATTGTTGTAGCATGTGTCATGCTCACAGGATAACATTACTTGTTCACAGATAAAAAGGAGTAAAATTTAGCGATCTTTGACTCTTTTGTTGATCATATGATGAATCTATCAAACTGCACACTAGCTAATATGTTAAAACTCAATTTTTAACTAATTACATTATTTAGCGAAATGATTGCTGCACTCTCCTTTCTATGTAATTTCCCCCTGCTACTCATTAACTCCACGCCGTTCTCCTGGTGTATTCTCATATGCTATAGATATGAAACTGTGTTCTTTCAGAAAGCGATGGCTTCATATATGAAGAAATATGCATTCTCAAATGCTAAAACCGAGGACCTGTGGGCTGTTCTTGAAAAGGAAACTGGTGAACCTGTCAAGGATTTGATGACTACATGGACGAAGCAAAAAGGTTATCCTGTTATTAATGCGAAAATTAAAGGGGATGACATAGAGATTGAGCAGGTAATAGGTTATCTTACATACCATCCTTCGTATCTATCATGCATTCATCATCACACGAACAACCAAGTACACATTTGTTTGGTTATTAATATTTCCTTGCTATTTTGTTAAGTTCTAGTCGTGCCATGCCATTTGGAGTTTCTTCTTTAAGAAAATCATCTGCTAACTGGTCATGCCAAAAGCTTGACCAAACCTTGATTTTTGTTCCATACCATTTGTGGACGTATAACTGACTGTTATAACTGGTCCTCTGAGAATACTGTACTCAATGATGGGCAAAACTGGAAATATTGTACTGCCCCTATGGCCATTGATCTGTCACTTGATGCATTCACGTATTTACGCAGCAGCCCTAGTATCTGATCAGATATTATGGGGTAAGGCTGAACAGTATCAAGAACAACTTACATGAATCTCGTAGAAGAACTGAATTAGATCTTGTTCTGAAGTTGGAGCTCTTTTAGGGTGCTCTATCTTACCACATTAGAGGTAAGAGGTGGTTTCAATCTGAGTCGTTGGTTGATGAAAGTTTGAAGGTTATTTTGGGCCCTAGTGCAGATAAGGCTAATAAGGAAACCTACAATTAATTTGGTAAGGTAGATAGGCACAGACGTTCCCCTACAAATCACAAGAGACATGTTTAAATGCACACTACTTCCCATGTTCCCATCTCAGCCCGGGGATATACATCCTGCATGACTATTGATTTAAATCAGATGGTTGCAAAAAGATCTAGACCACAGTTTTTTGTAGTTTCAGTTATGTATTGCTAATTTGAATGTTCAAATAATTTATATCTGGGAGCAATGTTTAGTGCTAAATTTTATGACAGCTTGAAATGGAAGTGTCAGATTCGGACTTACATATGACGTGTATTATACGGCAATAGGCATGAATTAATTATCAAACTTTAATCATGAAGTATGCTTTTTCTGTAGTAATGTACTTGCATGTTTAATGGTGACAATTTGGGATATATGTTTGAGTTTCTGTACTTTACTTTCAGTCTTCTGAAAGGATGTTTATTTCTAATAAATCCAGACAAGCAATTCAAAACATAATCATTACATTTGTCCTGTCAAATGTGAGTCTCCATGTATAATTTGATGTGCAGTGATAAATTATGGTATTAGGTCAGACTGTCTTCCTTTCCTTAAATATGTTGATTATTTACAATTATTTGCCAATTATTTCATGTATTGCTGTACCCACTTCCCTCTACGAGTTAATAGACCACCCTTAGCCACTAGACCAAAGCAAATAGAGGGTTCTCACAGAAGTGCGTCTTAAAAGTGGATATTTTATATTGGTTAAAGTGAAAAATCTAATAAATGAAAATGTTAAGTACTTGATCTCGTTGACCGATAGATCTTCATGTATAGCATTTTTCTCCGTGAACTTAATGATTTCTGTTTGTTGCAGGCCCAGTTTTTGTTAGATGGGTCCTCTGGCTCTGGCATGTGGATTGTCCCTATAACTTCAGGATGTGGTGCATATGATACACAGAAAAAGTTCTTGTTGAAACTTAAACGTGATAAGATGGTCATTGGTTCACAATGTGGTGACCGAAAGAAGGGTGGAAACTTTTGGACTAAGTTGAATATAAATGGAACTGGATTTTACAGAGTTAAATATGACGATGAGCTTGCAGCTGCACTTCAAAATGCGTTGGAGACAAAGAAGCTCTCACTAATGGATAAAATTGGTAAACGCAACATGTGCCGTTGAATCTGCTTGTAATCTTTTGGTGGTAGGTATTATAACATTAGCATTGCAGGCACTGTGGATGACTTATATGCGCTTTCTATTGCCCGCCAGCAAACATTTGCGTCGTTGCTACGTTTACTCTACGGTTATCGTGGGGAAGCTGATTATAGTGTTCTTTCACACATAAACACTGTACGTAAATCCTGTAGGTCCAGTTGATTCTATCGTGTTCAATTGTTCATGAAGATAAATCGCCTATATCTTTTACTTTGGATTGGCAGGTAACCACAAGTATAGCTAAAGTATCTGCTGATGCTACTCCTGCCTTGGCTGGTGACATCAAACAACTTTTGATCAAGATTCTTTTGTCACCTGCAGAGTATGCCCCCACCATAACTGCTATGAGTTTCTTAATGTGTTACACTCACAATAGATCATCTCTTTTGTTTcacaaaaaggaaaaggaaacatAATATGTCATTAATCTTCTTCCTAACTTCTCATGTTGCTTGAACATTCCTTCTTTTGTGGCCGATGCATGACAATcgcatgattctttcatgttattaCTGTATATTTGCTACATTTTCCTATGTTTCTTCCTTTTGACTATGTCACACTTGTCTTTCAGAAAGTTAGGCTGGGACCCCAAGAAGGGTGAAAGCCACCTGGATGTAATGCTTAGACCACTGCTGTTGACTGCACTTGTCCAACTTGGACATGGTAAGACCATTAATGAAGGAGTTAGGCGCTTTAACATCTTCACACGTGATCGCGGCACTTCTCTTCTTCCTCCGGATACTAGAAAGGTCCTACCTTTTGCTATCACTTCACGTGGTACTCCTATGATTACTTCTTCCATTTGTAACTTGCGCTGTTCTGCAGGCCGCATACCTTGCTGTGATGCAGAATGTTAGTAGTTCAAACAGATCCGGTTATGATGCTCTCCGAAAAATCTACAAGGAGTCAGCTGAAGGGGAGGAAAGATTACAAGTCCTAGGTGTGTAGCCCTTTGACCATGTTAAACTAGCAAAGCTTGCCCATGTTTTTGGTTGTTCTAAAAGCATTTTCTTATTGTTTCAAGGCATATTATCTTCTTGCCGGGATAAGGGTATTGTCCTTGAATCACTGAATTTAATTTTCACTAATGAGGTAAATGCAAATATCATTACTTTCTTCCACAATTATAGTCGAAGGTCTCTATGAGCTTCCTTGTGTCAAGTTGCAAGCTGTACTCAGGTCTCATATGCCTCTCTTGCTTGTCAGGTTCGCAATCAAGATGCATATATTCTCCTTAGAGGTATTCAACCAGAGGCACGTGAAATTTCGTGGAACTGGTTGAAGGTACGATCTCTTTTAACAATGAGGACCCTTTTATCTATGTGTGTTGACGTGTTGTTGATGCGTAAAAGTCGTTATTTCTGGGTCCTGTCTGGAACATCAGATTCTTGTAGGTATTCTAAACAAATTGGAATATCCAATCATGAGATGTTTCTTTTTCTACCAACTTCATTGagacttctgcattacaaagaggACCC
This window of the Triticum aestivum cultivar Chinese Spring chromosome 5D, IWGSC CS RefSeq v2.1, whole genome shotgun sequence genome carries:
- the LOC123121345 gene encoding aminopeptidase M1-C isoform X3 — translated: MENQEKSMKGGRLDEGMMGIKLGANLKASPGAPAAGGSADQFRGKARLPSFAAPRRYELFLRPDLVACTFSGSVAISVAVSAPTRFLVLNALDLSVNRTSIRFQVRGMRRKMKFLETSPCPHRPSPARLSQALEPTEVVFFKDDGVLVLGFAKQLPLGEGLLKMDFNGILNDQMRGFYRSKYQYKGKERNMAVTQFESVDARRCFPCWDEPAFKAKFKLTLEVPSELVALSNMPVGNATFAGPIKTVRYLESPPMSTYLVAIVVGLFEYVEGMTTKGTRVRVYTQIGKSNQGKFALDVGVKSLNLYKDYFDTPFPLPKLDMVAIPDFAAGAMENYGLVTYREVALLFDDKSSSASSRQSVAITVAHELAHQWFGNLVTMEWWTHLWLNEGFATWVSHLAVDSFFPQWNIWTQFLDSTTTALRLDSLEASHPIEVEIHHASEVDQIFDAISYDKGASVIRMLQSYLGAERFQKAMASYMKKYAFSNAKTEDLWAVLEKETGEPVKDLMTTWTKQKGYPVINAKIKGDDIEIEQAQFLLDGSSGSGMWIVPITSGCGAYDTQKKFLLKLKRDKMVIGSQCGDRKKGGNFWTKLNINGTGFYRVKYDDELAAALQNALETKKLSLMDKIGTVDDLYALSIARQQTFASLLRLLYGYRGEADYSVLSHINTVTTSIAKVSADATPALAGDIKQLLIKILLSPAEKLGWDPKKGESHLDVMLRPLLLTALVQLGHGKTINEGVRRFNIFTRDRGTSLLPPDTRKAAYLAVMQNVSSSNRSGYDALRKIYKESAEGEERLQVLGILSSCRDKGIVLESLNLIFTNEVRNQDAYILLRGIQPEAREISWNWLKENWERISRTFSGSLAANFVKNIVPLVHLITVLLPYFRDHIPQFCRYYFHEAIANVDFLVSCQFTSNEKAAEISKFFATRTKPGFERTLKQSLETVRISARWAEGIRSEPGLSQTVRELLAKP
- the LOC123121345 gene encoding aminopeptidase M1-C isoform X5 codes for the protein MENQEKSMKGGRLDEGMMGIKLGANLKASPGAPAAGGSADQFRGKARLPSFAAPRRYELFLRPDLVACTFSGSVAISVAVSAPTRFLVLNALDLSVNRTSIRFQVRGMRRKMKFLETSPCPHRPSPARLSQALEPTEVVFFKDDGVLVLGFAKQLPLGEGLLKMDFNGILNDQMRGFYRSKYQYKGKERNMAVTQFESVDARRCFPCWDEPAFKAKFKLTLEVPSELVALSNMPVGNATFAGPIKTVRYLESPPMSTYLVAIVVGLFEYVEGMTTKGTRVRVYTQIGKSNQGKFALDVGVKSLNLYKDYFDTPFPLPKLDMVAIPDFAAGAMENYGLVTYREVALLFDDKSSSASSRQSVAITVAHELAHQWFGNLVTMEWWTHLWLNEGFATWVSHLAVDSFFPQWNIWTQFLDSTTTALRLDSLEASHPIEVEIHHASEVDQIFDAISYDKGASVIRMLQSYLGAERFQKAMASYMKKYAFSNAKTEDLWAVLEKETGEPVKDLMTTWTKQKGYPVINAKIKGDDIEIEQAQFLLDGSSGSGMWIVPITSGCGAYDTQKKFLLKLKRDKMVIGSQCGDRKKGGNFWTKLNINGTGFYRVKYDDELAAALQNALETKKLSLMDKIGTVDDLYALSIARQQTFASLLRLLYGYRGEADYSVLSHINTVTTSIAKVSADATPALAGDIKQLLIKILLSPAEKLGWDPKKGESHLDVMLRPLLLTALVQLGHGKTINEGVRRFNIFTRDRGTSLLPPDTRKAAYLAVMQNVSSSNRSGYDALRKIYKESAEGEERLQVLGILSSCRDKGIVLESLNLIFTNEVRNQDAYILLRGIQPEAREISWNWLKENWERISRTFSGSLAANFVKNIVPLFTSNEKAAEISKFFATRTKPGFERTLKQSLETVRISARWAEGIRSEPGLSQTVRELLAKP
- the LOC123121345 gene encoding aminopeptidase M1-C isoform X4; this translates as MAPSRAGAGAVLPVVVALLLGVAATTGGARKMASHGEGANLKASPGAPAAGGSADQFRGKARLPSFAAPRRYELFLRPDLVACTFSGSVAISVAVSAPTRFLVLNALDLSVNRTSIRFQALEPTEVVFFKDDGVLVLGFAKQLPLGEGLLKMDFNGILNDQMRGFYRSKYQYKGKERNMAVTQFESVDARRCFPCWDEPAFKAKFKLTLEVPSELVALSNMPVGNATFAGPIKTVRYLESPPMSTYLVAIVVGLFEYVEGMTTKGTRVRVYTQIGKSNQGKFALDVGVKSLNLYKDYFDTPFPLPKLDMVAIPDFAAGAMENYGLVTYREVALLFDDKSSSASSRQSVAITVAHELAHQWFGNLVTMEWWTHLWLNEGFATWVSHLAVDSFFPQWNIWTQFLDSTTTALRLDSLEASHPIEVEIHHASEVDQIFDAISYDKGASVIRMLQSYLGAERFQKAMASYMKKYAFSNAKTEDLWAVLEKETGEPVKDLMTTWTKQKGYPVINAKIKGDDIEIEQAQFLLDGSSGSGMWIVPITSGCGAYDTQKKFLLKLKRDKMVIGSQCGDRKKGGNFWTKLNINGTGFYRVKYDDELAAALQNALETKKLSLMDKIGTVDDLYALSIARQQTFASLLRLLYGYRGEADYSVLSHINTVTTSIAKVSADATPALAGDIKQLLIKILLSPAEKLGWDPKKGESHLDVMLRPLLLTALVQLGHGKTINEGVRRFNIFTRDRGTSLLPPDTRKAAYLAVMQNVSSSNRSGYDALRKIYKESAEGEERLQVLGILSSCRDKGIVLESLNLIFTNEVRNQDAYILLRGIQPEAREISWNWLKENWERISRTFSGSLAANFVKNIVPLFTSNEKAAEISKFFATRTKPGFERTLKQSLETVRISARWAEGIRSEPGLSQTVRELLAKP
- the LOC123121345 gene encoding aminopeptidase M1-C isoform X1, whose translation is MAPSRAGAGAVLPVVVALLLGVAATTGGARKMASHGEGANLKASPGAPAAGGSADQFRGKARLPSFAAPRRYELFLRPDLVACTFSGSVAISVAVSAPTRFLVLNALDLSVNRTSIRFQALEPTEVVFFKDDGVLVLGFAKQLPLGEGLLKMDFNGILNDQMRGFYRSKYQYKGKERNMAVTQFESVDARRCFPCWDEPAFKAKFKLTLEVPSELVALSNMPVGNATFAGPIKTVRYLESPPMSTYLVAIVVGLFEYVEGMTTKGTRVRVYTQIGKSNQGKFALDVGVKSLNLYKDYFDTPFPLPKLDMVAIPDFAAGAMENYGLVTYREVALLFDDKSSSASSRQSVAITVAHELAHQWFGNLVTMEWWTHLWLNEGFATWVSHLAVDSFFPQWNIWTQFLDSTTTALRLDSLEASHPIEVEIHHASEVDQIFDAISYDKGASVIRMLQSYLGAERFQKAMASYMKKYAFSNAKTEDLWAVLEKETGEPVKDLMTTWTKQKGYPVINAKIKGDDIEIEQAQFLLDGSSGSGMWIVPITSGCGAYDTQKKFLLKLKRDKMVIGSQCGDRKKGGNFWTKLNINGTGFYRVKYDDELAAALQNALETKKLSLMDKIGTVDDLYALSIARQQTFASLLRLLYGYRGEADYSVLSHINTVTTSIAKVSADATPALAGDIKQLLIKILLSPAEKLGWDPKKGESHLDVMLRPLLLTALVQLGHGKTINEGVRRFNIFTRDRGTSLLPPDTRKAAYLAVMQNVSSSNRSGYDALRKIYKESAEGEERLQVLGILSSCRDKGIVLESLNLIFTNEVRNQDAYILLRGIQPEAREISWNWLKENWERISRTFSGSLAANFVKNIVPLVHLITVLLPYFRDHIPQFCRYYFHEAIANVDFLVSCQFTSNEKAAEISKFFATRTKPGFERTLKQSLETVRISARWAEGIRSEPGLSQTVRELLAKP
- the LOC123121345 gene encoding aminopeptidase M1-C isoform X2, whose translation is MENQEKSMKGGRLDEGMMGIKLGANLKASPGAPAAGGSADQFRGKARLPSFAAPRRYELFLRPDLVACTFSGSVAISVAVSAPTRFLVLNALDLSVNRTSIRFQALEPTEVVFFKDDGVLVLGFAKQLPLGEGLLKMDFNGILNDQMRGFYRSKYQYKGKERNMAVTQFESVDARRCFPCWDEPAFKAKFKLTLEVPSELVALSNMPVGNATFAGPIKTVRYLESPPMSTYLVAIVVGLFEYVEGMTTKGTRVRVYTQIGKSNQGKFALDVGVKSLNLYKDYFDTPFPLPKLDMVAIPDFAAGAMENYGLVTYREVALLFDDKSSSASSRQSVAITVAHELAHQWFGNLVTMEWWTHLWLNEGFATWVSHLAVDSFFPQWNIWTQFLDSTTTALRLDSLEASHPIEVEIHHASEVDQIFDAISYDKGASVIRMLQSYLGAERFQKAMASYMKKYAFSNAKTEDLWAVLEKETGEPVKDLMTTWTKQKGYPVINAKIKGDDIEIEQAQFLLDGSSGSGMWIVPITSGCGAYDTQKKFLLKLKRDKMVIGSQCGDRKKGGNFWTKLNINGTGFYRVKYDDELAAALQNALETKKLSLMDKIGTVDDLYALSIARQQTFASLLRLLYGYRGEADYSVLSHINTVTTSIAKVSADATPALAGDIKQLLIKILLSPAEKLGWDPKKGESHLDVMLRPLLLTALVQLGHGKTINEGVRRFNIFTRDRGTSLLPPDTRKAAYLAVMQNVSSSNRSGYDALRKIYKESAEGEERLQVLGILSSCRDKGIVLESLNLIFTNEVRNQDAYILLRGIQPEAREISWNWLKENWERISRTFSGSLAANFVKNIVPLVHLITVLLPYFRDHIPQFCRYYFHEAIANVDFLVSCQFTSNEKAAEISKFFATRTKPGFERTLKQSLETVRISARWAEGIRSEPGLSQTVRELLAKP